One region of Anthonomus grandis grandis chromosome 22, icAntGran1.3, whole genome shotgun sequence genomic DNA includes:
- the LOC126748950 gene encoding nonsense-mediated mRNA decay factor SMG5 isoform X1 has translation MKKSFNPTDIQQKESLELSKKLYRTIGEQSKQLDDARSCVFNVCDLFAPALRSQRRKFCDYCDRLIFSDPLLYGRKGEELLWRKGFYDVISMAKRLKKKEFTQEEVSSIQAHIYSGIGFYHHMLTKLSIQFNIHLQTTVDCKMLLESNVDPAEVNDELKEWAKQTVYQCLIYLGDLSRYRLELKTKNSDPSIAIRYYLQAISFKPNNGMPYNQMGTLAMYQNNLLDAVYHYLRCLACKVPFEGTTNNLQNLFEKNSKFIEQLPRIDEDADCIVEPDKSDNIRRFIARFLLLIDIWYFNKKVPKVYSLCHQTYKNLEECLTYCKPTPSESDESSTLDMVPSDPDPSYINGQMIFKAIVICLLVISKLQANNSPSLSTLIAFTLSIYSQLIQKLCRHIEEAVLNYPTTESKRSCGVLGEIIKTGKKGSKSKLRRRKALIVESEESDASENGYESDSSSSDESYTSSNEDVLVETSDEDIESHKQVMDDSQTASAPNHTKDKQKGASKNKDFVLRKVQKMDINIMLEIINEEGLLQSIRVVSEWLKSDKDIIKSCVATTSTLVKQLVQLINLININFSSARSINLKFKVSKIIKNESKIPLPEDVTLKNIRLFELAQAEYDWDYLRENDITSREENVIRILKILSFGKILTKIEDTGVTFDETKNILIFDEKDWSAGVDSGHSESCLIEELERQEETEVVNKPSLTNGELKSTSENHKMKHMGQLWLASEVRALETRVGSTKATLSPYLVIDADALIKYTRMVKQLVYSRQFILLVPVAVVSALDDLKKECIEARDAIRWLEAQFQRGNRFFRAQRPHERAAIPLIKYPKKKDKEMHVFIQIIECCYYFTDQQKGASNVVTFLMGTLNSLGGGDNKEFSYGGLAKSVGIILESITSFYAKWKKNMGTNR, from the exons ATGAAGAAGAGTTTTAACCCCACCGATATCCAACAAAAGGAGAGTCTAGAGCTCTCGAAAAAACTTTATCG tacAATAGGTGAACAATCCAAACAGCTTGATGATGCCCGAAGCTGTGTGTTCAACGTTTGTGATCTTTTTGCGCCAGCACTCAGATCTCAGCGCAGGAAATTCTGTGACTATTGTGACCGCCTGATTTTTTCTGATCCCTTGCTGTATGGACGCAAAGGTGAAGAACTGCTTTGGAGAAAGGGTTTTTATGATGTTATTTCGATGGCTAAAAGGTTAAAAAAGAAGGAATTTACACAAGAAGAAGTTTCTAGCATCCAAGCACATATTTATTCAG GAATTGGATTCTACCATCATATGTTGACAAAACTGTCCATACAATTCAATATACACTTGCAAACTACTGTGGATTGTAAAATGTTACTGGAAAGTAATGTAGATCCTGCTGAAGTTAATGATGAATTGAAGGAATGGGCCAAGCAAACTGTTTATCAGTGTCTGATTTATTTGGGTGATCTTAGCCGGTATAGATTAGAGCTTAAGACTAAAAATTCTGATCCGTCCATTGCAATCAG GTATTATCTTCAAGCAATAAGTTTCAAACCGAACAATGGAATGCCCTATAACCAAATGGGTACTTTGGCAATGTATCAGAACAATTTGTTGGATGCAGTTTACCATTATTTACGATGCTTGGCTTGTAAGGTGCCATTTGAGGGAACCACAAATAATTTGCAAAAtctgtttgaaaaaaattcaaagtttattGAGCAACTGCCAAGAATTGATGAAGATGCTGATTGCATTGTAGAACCAGATAAAAGTGACAATATTAGAAGATTTATTGctag atttctcCTCCTTATTGACATTtggtattttaacaaaaaagttccAAAAGTATACAGTTTATGTCATCAAACATATAAAAACTTAGAAGAATGTCTCACTTATTGCAAGCCAACTCCAAGTGAATCTGATGAGTCTTCTACATTAGATATGGTTCCTTCAGATCCCGATCCAAGTTACATCAATGGACAAATGATTTTCAA ggcGATAGTAATTTGTTTATTAGTAATTTCCAAACTTCAAGCCAATAATTCGCCTTCCCTTTCGACTTTGATCGCTTTCACTTTGAGTATTTATTCCCAACTAATTCAAAAGCTATGCAGACATATTGAAGAAGCCGTTTTAAATTATCCAACCACGGAAAGTAAAAGGTCATGCGGCGTTCTTGGGGAAATAATTAAGACTGGGAAAAAAGGATCCAAATCAAAATTGCGTCGGAGAAAAGCTTTAATCGTAGAAAGTGAAGAATCTGATGCTAGTGAAAATGGTTATGAATCAGATTCAAGCAGTTCAGATGAGTCATATACTTCATCCAATGAGGATGTTCTAGTTGAAACCTCTGATGAGGATATTGAAAGCCATAAG caggTTATGGATGACTCCCAAACAGCATCTGCTCCAAATCACACCAAAGACAAACAAAAAGGGGCATCAAAAAACAAAGATTTTGTATTGAGGAAAGTTCAAAAGATGGACATAAACATTATGCTTGAAATTATCAATGAAGAGGGTTTATTGCAGAGCATCAGAGTAGTAAGCGAATGGCTGAAATCAGataaagacattattaaatCGTGTGTCGCCACCACCAGCACTTTGGTCAAGCAACTAGTTCAATTAATTAATctgattaatattaattttagcagTGCCAGAAgcataaatttgaaatttaag gtgtccaaaataataaaaaacgaatCAAAAATCCCGTTGCCAGAAGATGTTACTTTGAAAAACATTAGATTGTTCGAGCTCGCTCAGGCTGAATACGATTGGGATTATCTACGAGAAAACGATATTACTAGTCGCGAAGAAAATGTGATTCGAATTCTGAAAATTCTTtcttttgggaaaattttaacgaaaattGAAGATACTGGAGTCACTTTTGATGAGaccaaaaatattcttattttcgACGAAAAAGATTGGAGTGCTGGAGTTGATAGCGGACACTCAGAAAGCTGCTTAATAGAAGAACTG gaACGTCAAGAAGAAACCGAGGTAGTTAATAAACCATCTCTGACGAACGGTGAATTAAAATCTACATCAGAAAACCATAAAATGAAGCATATGGGTCAACTATGGCTGGCATCGGAAGTGCGTGCCCTGGAGACAAGAGTTGGTAGTACGAAAGCGACACTCTCTCCTTATTTAGTGATCGATGCCGATGCGCTGATTAAGTACACGCGAATGGTGAAACAATtggtttattccaggcaatttattTTGTTGGTACCTGTCGCAG tcgTATCTGCtttggatgatttaaaaaaagaatgcaTCGAGGCACGCGATGCTATTCGTTGGCTAGAAGCGCAGTTTCAACGAGGAAATCGGTTTTTCCGTGCACAGCGCCCCCATGAGCGCGCTGCAATTCCACTGATAAAATACCCGAAGAAAAAAGACAAGGAAATGCACGTTTTCATTCAAATCATCGAATGTTGTTACTATTTTACGGATCAACAAAAAGGAGCGTCTAATGTAGTCACTTTTTTGATGGGCACGCTGAACAGCCTCGGTGGTGGGGATAATAAAGAGTTTAGTTATGGAGGGTTGGCGAAAAGTGTGGGGATTATTTTAGAGTCCATAACGAGCTTTTATGCTAAATGGAAAAAGAATATGGGTACTAATAGGTGA
- the LOC126748950 gene encoding nonsense-mediated mRNA decay factor SMG5 isoform X2: MKKSFNPTDIQQKESLELSKKLYRTIGEQSKQLDDARSCVFNVCDLFAPALRSQRRKFCDYCDRLIFSDPLLYGRKGEELLWRKGFYDVISMAKRLKKKEFTQEEVSSIQAHIYSGIGFYHHMLTKLSIQFNIHLQTTVDCKMLLESNVDPAEVNDELKEWAKQTVYQCLIYLGDLSRYRLELKTKNSDPSIAIRYYLQAISFKPNNGMPYNQMGTLAMYQNNLLDAVYHYLRCLACKVPFEGTTNNLQNLFEKNSKFIEQLPRIDEDADCIVEPDKSDNIRRFIARFLLLIDIWYFNKKVPKVYSLCHQTYKNLEECLTYCKPTPSESDESSTLDMVPSDPDPSYINGQMIFKAIVICLLVISKLQANNSPSLSTLIAFTLSIYSQLIQKLCRHIEEAVLNYPTTESKRSCGVLGEIIKTGKKGSKSKLRRRKALIVESEESDASENGYESDSSSSDESYTSSNEDVLVETSDEDIESHKVMDDSQTASAPNHTKDKQKGASKNKDFVLRKVQKMDINIMLEIINEEGLLQSIRVVSEWLKSDKDIIKSCVATTSTLVKQLVQLINLININFSSARSINLKFKVSKIIKNESKIPLPEDVTLKNIRLFELAQAEYDWDYLRENDITSREENVIRILKILSFGKILTKIEDTGVTFDETKNILIFDEKDWSAGVDSGHSESCLIEELERQEETEVVNKPSLTNGELKSTSENHKMKHMGQLWLASEVRALETRVGSTKATLSPYLVIDADALIKYTRMVKQLVYSRQFILLVPVAVVSALDDLKKECIEARDAIRWLEAQFQRGNRFFRAQRPHERAAIPLIKYPKKKDKEMHVFIQIIECCYYFTDQQKGASNVVTFLMGTLNSLGGGDNKEFSYGGLAKSVGIILESITSFYAKWKKNMGTNR; the protein is encoded by the exons ATGAAGAAGAGTTTTAACCCCACCGATATCCAACAAAAGGAGAGTCTAGAGCTCTCGAAAAAACTTTATCG tacAATAGGTGAACAATCCAAACAGCTTGATGATGCCCGAAGCTGTGTGTTCAACGTTTGTGATCTTTTTGCGCCAGCACTCAGATCTCAGCGCAGGAAATTCTGTGACTATTGTGACCGCCTGATTTTTTCTGATCCCTTGCTGTATGGACGCAAAGGTGAAGAACTGCTTTGGAGAAAGGGTTTTTATGATGTTATTTCGATGGCTAAAAGGTTAAAAAAGAAGGAATTTACACAAGAAGAAGTTTCTAGCATCCAAGCACATATTTATTCAG GAATTGGATTCTACCATCATATGTTGACAAAACTGTCCATACAATTCAATATACACTTGCAAACTACTGTGGATTGTAAAATGTTACTGGAAAGTAATGTAGATCCTGCTGAAGTTAATGATGAATTGAAGGAATGGGCCAAGCAAACTGTTTATCAGTGTCTGATTTATTTGGGTGATCTTAGCCGGTATAGATTAGAGCTTAAGACTAAAAATTCTGATCCGTCCATTGCAATCAG GTATTATCTTCAAGCAATAAGTTTCAAACCGAACAATGGAATGCCCTATAACCAAATGGGTACTTTGGCAATGTATCAGAACAATTTGTTGGATGCAGTTTACCATTATTTACGATGCTTGGCTTGTAAGGTGCCATTTGAGGGAACCACAAATAATTTGCAAAAtctgtttgaaaaaaattcaaagtttattGAGCAACTGCCAAGAATTGATGAAGATGCTGATTGCATTGTAGAACCAGATAAAAGTGACAATATTAGAAGATTTATTGctag atttctcCTCCTTATTGACATTtggtattttaacaaaaaagttccAAAAGTATACAGTTTATGTCATCAAACATATAAAAACTTAGAAGAATGTCTCACTTATTGCAAGCCAACTCCAAGTGAATCTGATGAGTCTTCTACATTAGATATGGTTCCTTCAGATCCCGATCCAAGTTACATCAATGGACAAATGATTTTCAA ggcGATAGTAATTTGTTTATTAGTAATTTCCAAACTTCAAGCCAATAATTCGCCTTCCCTTTCGACTTTGATCGCTTTCACTTTGAGTATTTATTCCCAACTAATTCAAAAGCTATGCAGACATATTGAAGAAGCCGTTTTAAATTATCCAACCACGGAAAGTAAAAGGTCATGCGGCGTTCTTGGGGAAATAATTAAGACTGGGAAAAAAGGATCCAAATCAAAATTGCGTCGGAGAAAAGCTTTAATCGTAGAAAGTGAAGAATCTGATGCTAGTGAAAATGGTTATGAATCAGATTCAAGCAGTTCAGATGAGTCATATACTTCATCCAATGAGGATGTTCTAGTTGAAACCTCTGATGAGGATATTGAAAGCCATAAG gTTATGGATGACTCCCAAACAGCATCTGCTCCAAATCACACCAAAGACAAACAAAAAGGGGCATCAAAAAACAAAGATTTTGTATTGAGGAAAGTTCAAAAGATGGACATAAACATTATGCTTGAAATTATCAATGAAGAGGGTTTATTGCAGAGCATCAGAGTAGTAAGCGAATGGCTGAAATCAGataaagacattattaaatCGTGTGTCGCCACCACCAGCACTTTGGTCAAGCAACTAGTTCAATTAATTAATctgattaatattaattttagcagTGCCAGAAgcataaatttgaaatttaag gtgtccaaaataataaaaaacgaatCAAAAATCCCGTTGCCAGAAGATGTTACTTTGAAAAACATTAGATTGTTCGAGCTCGCTCAGGCTGAATACGATTGGGATTATCTACGAGAAAACGATATTACTAGTCGCGAAGAAAATGTGATTCGAATTCTGAAAATTCTTtcttttgggaaaattttaacgaaaattGAAGATACTGGAGTCACTTTTGATGAGaccaaaaatattcttattttcgACGAAAAAGATTGGAGTGCTGGAGTTGATAGCGGACACTCAGAAAGCTGCTTAATAGAAGAACTG gaACGTCAAGAAGAAACCGAGGTAGTTAATAAACCATCTCTGACGAACGGTGAATTAAAATCTACATCAGAAAACCATAAAATGAAGCATATGGGTCAACTATGGCTGGCATCGGAAGTGCGTGCCCTGGAGACAAGAGTTGGTAGTACGAAAGCGACACTCTCTCCTTATTTAGTGATCGATGCCGATGCGCTGATTAAGTACACGCGAATGGTGAAACAATtggtttattccaggcaatttattTTGTTGGTACCTGTCGCAG tcgTATCTGCtttggatgatttaaaaaaagaatgcaTCGAGGCACGCGATGCTATTCGTTGGCTAGAAGCGCAGTTTCAACGAGGAAATCGGTTTTTCCGTGCACAGCGCCCCCATGAGCGCGCTGCAATTCCACTGATAAAATACCCGAAGAAAAAAGACAAGGAAATGCACGTTTTCATTCAAATCATCGAATGTTGTTACTATTTTACGGATCAACAAAAAGGAGCGTCTAATGTAGTCACTTTTTTGATGGGCACGCTGAACAGCCTCGGTGGTGGGGATAATAAAGAGTTTAGTTATGGAGGGTTGGCGAAAAGTGTGGGGATTATTTTAGAGTCCATAACGAGCTTTTATGCTAAATGGAAAAAGAATATGGGTACTAATAGGTGA